Proteins from a genomic interval of Deltaproteobacteria bacterium:
- a CDS encoding MFS transporter — protein MLADLFTACTGSAMLTAWGLALHCGPLLFAVVGALPSLAQLAQLPAAWLVTRRGARHTTVAAVTIARFLPLLLAPLPFLPVAPATQKAIFVCIVAVSAILAVVGNNGWATWMGELVPTRLRGRYFGRRTALCTLAGTLGALGTGLFVDAARRRGLESHALSALALVACALGVGTTSLLRRQVDANVERAIPRWAQLVEPWRDPSMRRALRFNLGWNAAVGLAATLFQVHMVRNLGLGMLTVSIYVAAYALARMLTAPLWGAAIDRVGCKPVVLLCAMGIAVDPAIWLFASPSVHWPLLADVLIGGTLWAGLNQALFQLPLRIAPRRGRAFHLAAFAAAGGLAFALASAVGGSLAQTLPTQVVVHGHALSSFEVVFVISTAARCAALMLAAKLDEPGAREVEALLRFAAAQGRVLRLRVPARTAK, from the coding sequence ATGCTCGCGGACCTCTTCACCGCCTGCACCGGCAGCGCCATGCTCACCGCGTGGGGGCTGGCGCTGCACTGCGGGCCGCTGCTCTTCGCGGTGGTGGGCGCGCTTCCGTCGCTGGCCCAGCTCGCGCAACTTCCGGCCGCCTGGCTCGTGACGCGACGCGGAGCGCGGCACACCACCGTGGCGGCCGTCACCATCGCGCGATTCCTGCCGCTGCTCCTCGCGCCGCTGCCGTTTCTTCCTGTCGCGCCAGCCACGCAGAAAGCGATCTTCGTCTGCATCGTGGCGGTCTCGGCGATCCTGGCCGTCGTCGGCAACAACGGCTGGGCGACGTGGATGGGCGAGCTCGTGCCCACGCGGCTGCGCGGGCGCTACTTCGGGCGCCGCACGGCGCTCTGCACGCTCGCGGGCACGCTGGGCGCGCTGGGGACGGGGCTCTTCGTCGACGCCGCGCGACGCCGCGGGCTGGAGTCGCACGCGCTCTCCGCGCTCGCGCTGGTGGCGTGCGCGCTCGGCGTCGGGACCACTTCGCTTCTACGCCGCCAGGTCGACGCGAACGTGGAGCGCGCGATTCCGCGCTGGGCGCAGCTCGTGGAGCCGTGGCGCGATCCATCGATGCGGCGCGCGCTGCGCTTCAACCTCGGCTGGAACGCGGCGGTCGGGCTCGCGGCGACGCTCTTCCAGGTGCACATGGTGCGCAACCTGGGCCTGGGCATGCTCACGGTGTCGATCTACGTGGCCGCGTACGCGCTCGCGCGCATGCTCACCGCGCCGCTGTGGGGTGCGGCGATCGATCGCGTGGGATGCAAGCCGGTGGTCTTGCTCTGCGCCATGGGCATCGCGGTGGATCCAGCGATCTGGCTGTTCGCGTCGCCGAGCGTGCACTGGCCGCTCCTCGCGGACGTGCTCATCGGCGGCACGCTCTGGGCCGGGCTGAACCAGGCCTTGTTTCAGCTCCCGCTGCGCATCGCCCCGCGCCGCGGACGCGCGTTTCACCTCGCGGCGTTCGCGGCTGCAGGCGGGCTGGCGTTCGCGCTCGCGTCCGCAGTGGGAGGCTCGCTCGCGCAGACGCTTCCCACGCAGGTCGTCGTGCACGGACACGCCCTCTCGAGCTTCGAGGTGGTCTTCGTGATCTCGACGGCGGCGCGCTGCGCGGCGCTGATGCTCGCGGCGAAGCTCGACGAGCCCGGCGCGCGCGAGGTAGAGGCGCTGCTCCGATTCGCGGCGGCTCAGGGCCGCGTGCTGCGGCTGAGGGTGCCCGCGCGCACCGCGAAGTAG
- a CDS encoding DNA replication/repair protein RecF codes for MYLSTLRVRDLRNLAEVELTLGPRATVISGENGQGKTNLLEALYFLATLKPLRAARLAELVRFGQGKARVEGTFTLQGATRVIAVEVEKGERRAFVDGKPAPSLESYFGGVSVVAFTPDDLALVKEGPEARRRFLDRAVFNRFPAYLQESRAYGRALRSRNKLLREQAAPALIAAFDSPLAAAGARLWTRRRALLAELAPRASKAFNEISTADGETERAKLAVGYRVTGKERLGESDEATLAKELLALLEERLPRDRDRGFTSVGPHADDLELRHADRPARAYASQGQQRAIVLALKLAEIDNLADALGRPPLLLLDDVSSELDPQKNAHLMHTLRARPGQALLTTTDPRLVSEGAGDDAVYFAVRAGTLSRSTRP; via the coding sequence ATGTACCTCTCCACGCTCCGCGTGCGCGACCTGCGCAACCTCGCCGAGGTGGAGCTCACCCTCGGCCCGCGCGCGACCGTCATCTCCGGCGAGAACGGCCAGGGCAAGACCAACCTCCTCGAGGCGCTCTACTTCCTTGCGACCTTGAAGCCCCTGCGCGCCGCGCGGTTGGCGGAGCTGGTGCGCTTCGGCCAGGGCAAGGCCCGGGTGGAGGGCACGTTCACGCTGCAGGGCGCGACGCGCGTCATCGCGGTCGAGGTCGAGAAGGGCGAGCGGCGCGCGTTCGTCGACGGCAAGCCAGCGCCCAGCCTGGAGTCCTACTTCGGCGGCGTGTCGGTGGTGGCCTTCACGCCCGACGACCTCGCGCTGGTGAAGGAAGGCCCCGAGGCGCGCCGGCGCTTCCTGGATCGCGCGGTCTTCAACCGCTTCCCCGCGTACCTGCAAGAGAGCCGCGCCTACGGACGCGCGTTACGCAGTCGCAACAAGCTCCTGCGCGAGCAGGCGGCGCCGGCGCTCATCGCTGCGTTCGACTCGCCGCTCGCCGCTGCGGGCGCGCGCCTCTGGACGCGCCGCCGCGCGCTGCTCGCCGAGCTGGCCCCGCGCGCGTCGAAGGCCTTCAACGAGATTTCGACGGCCGACGGCGAGACGGAGCGCGCCAAGCTCGCGGTGGGCTATCGCGTGACGGGCAAGGAGCGCCTGGGCGAGAGCGACGAAGCCACGCTGGCGAAGGAGCTGCTCGCCCTCCTGGAGGAACGGCTCCCGCGCGATCGTGATCGCGGCTTCACCTCGGTCGGTCCGCACGCCGACGACCTCGAGCTGCGCCACGCGGACCGCCCCGCGCGCGCGTACGCGAGCCAGGGCCAACAACGCGCCATCGTGCTCGCGCTCAAGCTCGCCGAGATCGACAACCTCGCCGACGCGCTCGGTCGTCCGCCGCTGCTGCTCCTCGACGACGTCTCCAGCGAGCTCGATCCGCAAAAGAACGCACACCTCATGCACACGCTGCGCGCGCGGCCTGGGCAGGCGCTCCTGACGACGACGGATCCGCGCCTGGTCTCCGAGGGCGCCGGCGACGACGCGGTCTACTTCGCGGTGCGCGCGGGCACCCTCAGCCGCAGCACGCGGCCCTGA
- a CDS encoding thymidine kinase — protein MHAFPRDTGWIEVICGSMFSGKTEELIRRLKRAQIAKKNVQVFKPKIDKRYDEVKVVSHSSQTIDSRPIERAEEILQNLDPATEVVGIDEVQFFGMELIPVVEALAKKGLRVLCAGLDQDFRGKPFEPMPQLLAISEYITKELAICMVCGNPANRSQRIVSDTARVVVGAAGDYEARCRKCHVAEPVEGAPPQTLDLL, from the coding sequence ATGCACGCCTTCCCGCGCGACACCGGCTGGATCGAGGTCATCTGCGGCTCGATGTTCTCGGGCAAGACCGAGGAGCTCATTCGCCGGCTCAAGCGCGCGCAGATCGCCAAGAAGAACGTGCAGGTCTTCAAGCCCAAGATCGACAAGCGCTACGACGAGGTGAAGGTCGTCTCGCACTCGTCGCAGACGATTGACTCGCGGCCCATCGAGCGCGCCGAGGAGATCCTGCAGAACCTCGATCCCGCGACGGAGGTCGTAGGCATCGACGAGGTGCAGTTCTTCGGCATGGAGCTGATTCCGGTGGTGGAGGCGCTGGCGAAGAAGGGCCTGCGCGTGCTCTGCGCCGGCCTCGACCAGGACTTCCGTGGCAAGCCGTTCGAGCCCATGCCGCAGCTGCTCGCGATCTCCGAGTACATCACCAAGGAGCTCGCCATCTGCATGGTGTGCGGGAACCCGGCGAACCGCTCGCAGCGCATCGTGAGCGACACCGCGCGCGTGGTGGTGGGCGCCGCCGGCGACTACGAGGCGCGCTGCCGCAAGTGCCACGTGGCGGAGCCGGTGGAAGGCGCGCCGCCGCAGACCCTCGATCTGCTGTAG
- a CDS encoding PEGA domain-containing protein, with amino-acid sequence MRRMLLLPALIALGCTKPPPPPPAEVAPDGADITFASTPPGAAVELDGAPLDGVTPFTKHLPAGGGTRKAHFTLSGYEPTSSEFMVPLAPYTVSVTMADAAKVAVTTDPPGAQVTLDRKVAIAKTPGQLPLPSGAHEVLIELAGYVPQKLQLTPAQRAPLKLKLQPAAMLSVDSNPSGGRIYVDGVDTGFTTPSTDLVIAANKAHQVEVRLEKLRNAPKTVAKLKPGAHTSVKVKLADLGKKDLFKRRDQLKKQLAALEVQQKSYEKKTSKFVISDAHAEKRDEEHLELLGSEIEQLSSELSDVNEQIENY; translated from the coding sequence ATGCGACGGATGCTCCTCCTGCCCGCGCTCATCGCGCTCGGCTGCACCAAGCCGCCGCCTCCGCCGCCCGCGGAGGTGGCGCCCGACGGCGCCGACATCACCTTCGCCTCCACGCCGCCCGGTGCCGCCGTGGAGCTCGACGGCGCCCCGCTCGACGGGGTCACGCCCTTCACCAAGCACCTCCCCGCCGGCGGCGGCACGCGCAAGGCCCACTTCACCCTCTCGGGCTACGAGCCCACCTCTTCGGAGTTCATGGTGCCGCTCGCGCCGTACACGGTGAGCGTGACCATGGCCGACGCCGCGAAGGTCGCGGTGACCACCGACCCGCCCGGCGCGCAGGTCACGCTCGACCGCAAGGTCGCGATCGCCAAGACCCCGGGCCAGCTCCCGCTGCCGTCCGGTGCCCACGAGGTGCTCATCGAGCTCGCCGGCTACGTGCCCCAGAAGCTGCAGCTCACGCCCGCCCAGCGCGCGCCCTTGAAGCTCAAGCTCCAGCCCGCGGCCATGCTCTCCGTGGACTCGAACCCCAGCGGCGGCCGCATCTACGTCGACGGCGTGGACACCGGCTTCACCACGCCCTCCACCGATCTGGTGATCGCCGCGAACAAGGCGCACCAGGTGGAGGTGCGGCTGGAGAAGCTCCGCAACGCGCCCAAGACCGTGGCCAAGCTCAAGCCGGGCGCGCACACCAGCGTGAAGGTCAAGCTCGCCGACCTGGGCAAGAAGGATCTGTTCAAGCGCCGCGACCAGCTCAAGAAGCAGCTCGCGGCGCTCGAGGTGCAGCAGAAGTCCTACGAGAAGAAGACCTCCAAGTTCGTCATCTCCGACGCGCACGCCGAGAAGCGAGACGAGGAGCACCTCGAGCTTCTGGGCAGCGAGATCGAGCAGCTCTCCTCCGAGCTGTCCGACGTCAACGAGCAGATCGAGAACTACTGA
- a CDS encoding GGDEF domain-containing protein has product MAEMPEFSQGRYKRIFGVLFQLTKLVNSGAALPDLLRAVATSAVDLVGADACSIMLLDDARQELLCKASHGLPAEDEAEIRFKVGEGVAGWVAEHGAPALITDVSADARFKKLDGQAANIESLLAVPLATRDGVIGVITVTSARHDAFASDHQELLAYLGGSIVKDIENARLYRLSITDSLTKAYNRQYLYQRLPEEIDRARRYGDPFSLVLFDLDHFKALNDKHGHPAGDFVLKEVVRVAQATVREVDGLVRYGGEEFLVLLPKTALAGAVQTAERVRAAVQGLSLPWSDQKLKVTASFGVAQVRENEPDDELLRRADEALYAAKGSGRNRVIQG; this is encoded by the coding sequence ATGGCCGAGATGCCCGAGTTCAGCCAGGGGCGGTACAAGCGCATCTTCGGCGTGCTCTTCCAGCTCACCAAGCTGGTGAACTCGGGCGCCGCGCTCCCGGATCTCTTGCGCGCCGTGGCGACCAGCGCCGTGGACCTCGTCGGCGCGGATGCGTGCTCGATCATGCTCCTCGACGACGCCCGTCAGGAGCTGCTCTGCAAGGCCAGCCATGGCCTGCCCGCGGAGGACGAGGCGGAGATCCGCTTCAAGGTGGGCGAGGGCGTGGCGGGCTGGGTGGCGGAGCACGGCGCGCCCGCGCTCATCACCGACGTGTCCGCCGACGCGCGCTTCAAGAAGCTCGACGGCCAGGCCGCCAACATCGAGAGCCTGCTTGCGGTGCCGCTGGCCACGCGCGACGGTGTCATCGGCGTCATCACCGTGACCAGCGCGCGCCACGACGCGTTCGCCAGCGATCACCAGGAGCTGCTCGCGTACCTCGGCGGGTCAATTGTGAAAGACATCGAGAACGCGCGGCTCTACCGACTCTCGATCACCGACTCGCTGACCAAGGCCTACAACCGGCAGTACCTGTACCAGCGCCTGCCCGAGGAGATCGATCGCGCGCGGCGCTACGGCGATCCGTTCTCGCTGGTGCTCTTCGACCTCGATCACTTCAAGGCCTTGAACGACAAGCACGGCCACCCCGCCGGCGACTTCGTGCTGAAGGAAGTCGTGCGCGTGGCCCAGGCGACCGTGCGCGAGGTCGATGGCCTGGTGCGGTACGGCGGCGAAGAGTTCCTGGTGCTCTTGCCCAAGACCGCGCTGGCCGGCGCGGTGCAGACCGCGGAGCGCGTGCGCGCGGCGGTGCAGGGCCTGTCGCTGCCGTGGAGTGATCAGAAGCTGAAGGTCACGGCATCGTTCGGCGTGGCGCAGGTGCGCGAGAACGAGCCCGATGACGAGCTGCTCCGGCGCGCGGATGAGGCGCTGTACGCGGCCAAGGGCTCGGGTCGGAACCGGGTCATTCAGGGCTGA
- a CDS encoding PilZ domain-containing protein, translated as MNQLPQQTTSQPTRQHPRVAADFAVRLFDGSSSVLARARDLSMAGLSVHDPAGMIGLRIDRVSLHIPGEPWELVLRVRLTRRVGETVAVAFSDIDWDDMFTLARYLSPRL; from the coding sequence ATGAATCAGCTCCCGCAGCAGACGACCTCGCAGCCGACGCGCCAGCACCCGCGCGTGGCGGCGGACTTCGCGGTCCGGCTCTTCGACGGCTCCAGCTCGGTGCTGGCCCGCGCCCGCGATCTCTCCATGGCTGGCCTGTCGGTGCACGATCCCGCCGGGATGATCGGCCTGCGCATCGACCGCGTGTCGCTGCACATCCCTGGCGAGCCGTGGGAGCTGGTGCTGCGCGTGCGGCTCACCCGGCGCGTGGGCGAGACCGTCGCGGTGGCGTTCTCGGACATCGACTGGGACGACATGTTCACGCTGGCCCGCTACCTCTCGCCCCGCTTGTAG
- a CDS encoding peroxiredoxin — MALRLGDTAPDFSADTTSGPIKFHEWMGNNWAVLFSHPKDFTPVCTTELGRVAKLKSEFDKRGVKVIGLSVDPVDSHAKWAKDIEETQGTALNFPVIADGNKNVATLYDMIHPNASDTLPVRSVFVIGPDKKVKLMITYPASTGRNFDELLRVIDSLQLTAKHRVATPADWKQGQDVIISGAVNDEEAQKIFPGYKTLKPYLRVTPQPK, encoded by the coding sequence ATGGCGCTGCGCCTGGGCGATACCGCCCCCGATTTCTCCGCTGACACGACCTCTGGCCCCATCAAGTTCCACGAGTGGATGGGCAACAACTGGGCGGTGCTCTTCTCGCACCCCAAGGACTTCACGCCGGTTTGCACCACCGAGCTGGGCCGGGTGGCCAAGCTGAAGAGCGAGTTCGACAAGCGCGGGGTGAAGGTCATCGGCCTCTCGGTCGATCCGGTCGACTCGCACGCCAAGTGGGCCAAGGACATCGAGGAGACGCAGGGCACCGCGCTCAACTTCCCGGTCATCGCCGACGGGAACAAGAACGTGGCCACGCTCTACGACATGATCCACCCCAACGCCTCGGACACCCTTCCGGTGCGCTCGGTCTTCGTGATTGGCCCGGACAAGAAGGTGAAGCTGATGATCACCTACCCCGCCAGCACGGGCCGCAACTTCGACGAGCTCCTGCGGGTGATCGACTCGCTGCAGCTCACGGCCAAGCACCGCGTGGCCACGCCGGCCGACTGGAAGCAGGGCCAGGACGTGATCATCAGCGGCGCCGTGAACGACGAAGAGGCCCAGAAGATCTTCCCGGGCTATAAGACGCTCAAGCCGTACCTGCGCGTCACGCCGCAGCCCAAGTAA
- the hpt gene encoding hypoxanthine phosphoribosyltransferase, with product MAFYDNQVNVMFDEAKLQARLRELGAEITRDYKGQNLVVVGVLKGSVLFFSDLVRQIDLPLSIDFLGLSSYGSGTESSGVVRITSDLSRPIEGAHVLVVEDIVDTGLTMQFLLENLKTRKPASVKICTLLEKPSRAKVKIPIGYKGFVIPDEFVVGYGLDFDEKFRNLPFIGVMRR from the coding sequence ATGGCTTTTTACGACAACCAGGTCAACGTGATGTTCGACGAGGCGAAGCTCCAGGCTCGCCTCCGAGAGCTCGGCGCCGAGATCACCCGCGACTACAAGGGCCAGAATCTCGTGGTCGTCGGCGTGCTCAAGGGCTCGGTGCTCTTTTTCTCCGACCTCGTCCGCCAGATCGACCTGCCGCTCTCCATCGACTTTCTCGGGCTGAGCTCCTACGGCTCGGGCACGGAGTCGAGCGGCGTGGTGCGCATCACCAGTGACCTCTCGCGGCCCATTGAAGGAGCGCACGTGCTGGTGGTCGAGGACATCGTCGACACCGGGCTCACCATGCAGTTCCTCCTCGAGAACTTGAAGACGCGCAAGCCGGCGTCGGTGAAGATCTGCACGCTGCTCGAGAAGCCCTCGCGCGCGAAGGTGAAGATCCCGATCGGCTACAAGGGCTTCGTGATCCCCGACGAGTTCGTGGTCGGCTACGGCCTCGACTTCGACGAGAAGTTCCGCAACCTGCCGTTCATCGGCGTGATGCGGCGGTAG
- a CDS encoding uracil phosphoribosyltransferase, with protein sequence MRDHVYDQVPFRLTELEHKYGPNVHIVADPFMLTQLASLCAKETIQPEINRLVGALYGELARLVVSHAFPRVEVSVPTRMVDHTPQGIFHGQLIAKNTRAVVVNIARAGTLPSQVTYDLLNGILDPRLVRQDHIIMSRLLGESEQVVGAGIGGAKIGGDIDDAFVLFPDPMGATGGSLSTAIKTYKDKVQGTARKFVCINMIVTPEYLKRITTEHPDVLVYAIRIDRGLSPPEIFSTIPGTHWDKERGLSDKQYIVPGGGGFGEIMNNAYV encoded by the coding sequence ATGCGCGATCACGTCTACGACCAGGTGCCGTTCCGCCTCACCGAGCTCGAGCACAAGTACGGACCGAACGTCCACATCGTGGCCGATCCGTTCATGCTCACCCAGCTCGCGTCGCTCTGCGCGAAGGAGACCATCCAGCCGGAGATCAACCGGCTGGTGGGCGCGCTGTACGGCGAGCTCGCGCGGCTGGTGGTGAGCCACGCCTTCCCGCGCGTCGAGGTGTCCGTGCCCACGCGCATGGTGGACCACACGCCGCAGGGCATCTTCCACGGCCAGCTCATCGCCAAGAACACGCGCGCCGTGGTGGTGAACATCGCCCGCGCCGGCACGCTGCCCTCGCAGGTCACCTACGACCTGCTCAACGGCATCCTCGATCCGCGGCTGGTGCGGCAGGACCACATCATCATGAGCCGGCTGCTGGGCGAGAGCGAGCAGGTGGTGGGCGCGGGCATCGGCGGCGCCAAGATCGGCGGCGACATCGACGACGCCTTCGTCCTCTTCCCGGATCCCATGGGCGCCACGGGTGGCTCGCTGTCCACGGCCATCAAGACCTACAAGGACAAGGTCCAGGGCACCGCGCGCAAGTTCGTATGTATTAACATGATTGTTACACCCGAGTACCTGAAGCGGATCACCACCGAGCACCCCGACGTGCTCGTGTACGCCATCCGCATCGACCGCGGCCTCTCGCCGCCGGAGATCTTCAGCACCATCCCCGGCACGCACTGGGACAAGGAGCGCGGGCTCTCCGACAAGCAGTACATCGTCCCCGGCGGCGGCGGCTTCGGGGAGATCATGAACAACGCCTACGTCTGA
- a CDS encoding ADP-ribosylglycohydrolase family protein, translated as MSCSSDPNARLARALRSLDGLSVGDAFGERFFGNDGRERALARDLPAGTWRTTDDTEMAVAIVDVLERAQRIDADRLARAFAARFGFDSARGYGAGAYQLLSGLRMGVPWRIASESLFDGQGSHGNGAAMRVAPLGAYFADDLDAVVREAQRSAHVTHAHPDGAAGAIAVAVAAAWVANPELQRVPMLELAIARTPAGDTRHGLFRAQSLPASSSAELAASVLGSGQEVLSSDTVPFVLWAASRHVGEFEEAMWNTLSGLGDRDTTCAMVGGILATGTTVPSAWLARREPLRRDPSV; from the coding sequence ATGTCTTGCTCTTCGGATCCCAACGCCCGACTCGCGCGAGCGCTTCGCTCGCTCGATGGTCTCTCGGTGGGCGACGCGTTCGGCGAGCGCTTCTTCGGCAATGACGGTCGTGAGCGGGCGCTCGCGCGCGACCTGCCCGCTGGCACCTGGCGAACGACGGACGACACCGAGATGGCCGTCGCCATCGTGGACGTGCTCGAGCGAGCGCAGCGCATCGACGCCGATCGTCTGGCGCGTGCCTTCGCGGCTCGCTTTGGCTTCGACTCTGCTCGAGGGTACGGAGCTGGCGCCTATCAGCTCCTCTCGGGGTTGCGCATGGGCGTGCCCTGGCGGATCGCGTCGGAGTCGCTCTTCGACGGCCAGGGCTCGCACGGAAACGGCGCGGCGATGCGCGTGGCACCACTTGGCGCCTACTTTGCGGATGACCTCGACGCGGTGGTGCGCGAAGCACAGCGCTCCGCGCACGTGACACACGCGCACCCCGACGGCGCAGCCGGTGCCATCGCGGTCGCCGTGGCCGCGGCGTGGGTCGCCAATCCCGAGCTACAGCGCGTCCCGATGTTGGAGCTGGCCATCGCCCGCACGCCTGCGGGCGACACGCGCCACGGCTTGTTTCGCGCACAATCGCTGCCAGCGAGTTCGAGCGCAGAGCTCGCCGCGAGCGTGCTCGGGTCGGGTCAGGAGGTGCTCTCCAGCGACACGGTGCCCTTCGTGCTCTGGGCGGCCTCGCGACACGTCGGTGAGTTCGAAGAAGCGATGTGGAACACCCTGAGCGGCCTCGGCGATCGCGACACCACCTGTGCGATGGTGGGTGGCATCCTCGCGACCGGGACGACAGTGCCTTCCGCGTGGCTCGCGCGCCGGGAGCCGCTGCGCCGAGACCCTTCGGTTTGA
- the moaD gene encoding molybdopterin converting factor subunit 1 gives MLISLRYFAAARERTGLNREQLELASNATVANLLDVLAARHPALAPLLPRLRVAVNQEFAQPETTIPDGAEVALIPPVAGGVELPRVRVTSEKLSLDAVVDAVRGPGQGGIVTFTGSVREQSRGKTVLRLEYEAYADMAEKVLARIVEQARERFGASVAIHHRTGALEIGDVAVVIAAAAAHRAEAFDACRFAIEELKKDVPIWKKEFTTDGDVWVGLGP, from the coding sequence TTGTTGATCTCACTCCGCTACTTCGCCGCCGCCCGCGAGCGCACCGGCCTGAACCGCGAGCAGCTCGAGCTCGCGTCGAACGCGACCGTTGCCAACCTCCTCGACGTGCTCGCGGCGCGGCACCCTGCCCTCGCGCCGCTGCTCCCGAGATTGCGCGTGGCCGTGAACCAGGAGTTCGCGCAGCCCGAGACCACCATCCCCGATGGCGCTGAAGTCGCGCTCATCCCGCCCGTCGCCGGCGGCGTGGAGCTGCCACGCGTGCGCGTGACGAGCGAGAAGCTTTCCCTCGATGCGGTGGTCGACGCCGTCCGCGGTCCAGGCCAGGGCGGCATCGTCACCTTCACCGGCAGCGTTCGCGAGCAGAGCCGGGGCAAGACCGTCCTGCGGCTGGAGTACGAGGCCTACGCCGACATGGCCGAGAAGGTGCTCGCGCGCATCGTGGAGCAAGCGCGCGAGCGCTTTGGCGCCAGCGTGGCCATCCACCACCGCACGGGGGCGCTGGAGATCGGCGATGTCGCCGTGGTCATCGCTGCCGCAGCCGCGCATCGGGCCGAGGCGTTCGACGCCTGCCGCTTCGCGATCGAGGAGCTGAAGAAGGACGTGCCCATCTGGAAGAAGGAATTCACCACCGACGGCGACGTCTGGGTGGGGCTCGGGCCTTGA